One window of Desulfosoma sp. genomic DNA carries:
- a CDS encoding CoB--CoM heterodisulfide reductase iron-sulfur subunit B family protein yields MFSVGYYPGCSLEGTARDYAESIEGVCRVLGIQLIELDDWNCCGATAAHSLDQELSVALPARNLLLAQEQGLSDLTAPCALCYNRLKTAEKALKKKASRDPLAEGEVPVRVWDLVEYFCQPSILEELARKVVRPLTGLRAVCYYGCMVNRPPKITDAQAWENPTNMDRLLETVGVEVLDWPYKTDCCGASHAVARQDLVIALVGKLLKRASDQGAHCIVVSCQMCHANLDMYQNRILHQQGLTMPIPVFYFTDLIGLALGERSARDWLKRHIVDGEPVLTSVGL; encoded by the coding sequence ATGTTTTCCGTGGGTTACTATCCCGGATGTTCTTTGGAAGGAACGGCGCGCGATTATGCCGAATCCATTGAGGGCGTTTGTCGCGTGCTGGGCATTCAACTTATCGAGCTGGACGATTGGAACTGTTGTGGAGCTACGGCGGCTCACAGTCTAGACCAAGAACTTTCGGTGGCGTTACCGGCACGAAATCTTCTTCTGGCCCAAGAGCAGGGACTGAGTGATCTTACGGCACCGTGCGCCCTTTGCTATAACCGATTGAAAACAGCCGAAAAAGCCTTGAAGAAAAAGGCATCTCGGGATCCTTTGGCCGAAGGGGAAGTTCCGGTTCGTGTTTGGGATCTGGTGGAGTATTTCTGTCAGCCTTCCATCCTGGAAGAATTGGCGCGGAAAGTCGTTCGTCCCCTAACGGGTCTTCGGGCGGTATGTTATTATGGATGTATGGTGAACCGACCACCCAAAATCACCGATGCGCAAGCATGGGAAAACCCGACGAATATGGATCGTCTGTTGGAAACCGTGGGGGTGGAGGTTCTCGATTGGCCATACAAGACCGACTGTTGCGGCGCCAGCCACGCGGTGGCTCGGCAGGACCTGGTCATAGCCTTGGTGGGCAAGCTTCTCAAAAGGGCTTCCGACCAGGGCGCTCATTGCATCGTGGTTTCTTGCCAAATGTGCCATGCCAATCTGGACATGTACCAAAACCGCATTCTCCATCAACAGGGGCTCACCATGCCCATACCCGTGTTTTACTTCACAGACCTCATCGGCCTTGCACTTGGAGAACGCAGCGCTCGAGACTGGCTCAAACGCCATATAGTGGATGGTGAGCCCGTACTCACTTCCGTTGGGCTTTGA
- a CDS encoding hydrogenase iron-sulfur subunit — MSDFQPRIVAFCCMYUAYTAADLAGSMRLNYPPNVRIVNVPCTGRVDMIHLLKAIETGADGVYVAGCMEGECHFRNGNIKAKRRVMAVKKILQDIGLEPERVEMFNVSASDGPRFAAIAREMTERIRALGPSPLRGSEECVSWMEAV, encoded by the coding sequence ATGAGTGACTTTCAACCGAGAATCGTGGCTTTTTGTTGCATGTACTGAGCCTACACGGCAGCGGACCTGGCAGGTTCGATGAGGCTCAATTATCCGCCCAACGTGCGCATCGTGAATGTGCCGTGTACGGGGCGCGTGGACATGATTCATTTGTTGAAAGCCATCGAGACGGGAGCCGACGGGGTGTATGTGGCCGGCTGCATGGAGGGGGAATGCCATTTCCGCAATGGCAATATCAAAGCCAAGCGGAGAGTGATGGCGGTCAAAAAGATTTTGCAGGACATTGGACTGGAGCCGGAACGTGTGGAAATGTTTAACGTATCGGCGTCCGATGGCCCAAGGTTTGCGGCCATAGCGCGTGAGATGACGGAGCGGATTCGAGCCCTCGGCCCCAGCCCTTTGCGGGGGTCCGAGGAATGTGTGTCGTGGATGGAAGCCGTGTGA
- a CDS encoding glycine cleavage system protein H: MKVTSIHDKKARVRVFGLEGDHPCVWMKAGVINFKLCDNAYDCLTCSFDKAMSRRLETLEPQFQSWRSEYQEKVYAQKECRHMITGRVPVRSCGNAYECATCEFDQILEHRTMTEVLGVPKLERVSGFLMADGYYYHPRHTWARVEHGGLVRFGVDDFTMHLLGYITHVRLPKLGVHVERNVTAWTFRREEKIAPFVAPLDGVVVAVNHKAVENPRIVKEDPYGDGWLVVVEPRHLKKELTELYADQAARTWLSAEVHRLEALVAPESELPLAATGGEVVEDIYGSVPHLKWDQLVAEFLAP; the protein is encoded by the coding sequence ATGAAGGTGACATCGATTCACGACAAAAAAGCCAGGGTTCGGGTTTTCGGTCTTGAGGGGGACCATCCCTGTGTGTGGATGAAGGCCGGTGTGATCAACTTCAAGCTGTGTGACAACGCTTATGATTGCCTCACGTGTTCCTTTGACAAGGCCATGTCCCGAAGGTTGGAAACCCTTGAGCCTCAGTTTCAATCATGGCGCTCCGAATATCAAGAAAAAGTTTATGCCCAGAAGGAATGTCGGCACATGATCACGGGGCGGGTACCGGTGCGTTCCTGCGGGAATGCCTATGAATGCGCCACCTGTGAATTTGATCAGATCCTGGAACACCGCACCATGACCGAGGTGCTTGGGGTGCCTAAGTTGGAGCGCGTTTCGGGATTCTTGATGGCTGACGGCTACTATTACCATCCACGCCACACGTGGGCTCGCGTCGAACATGGAGGATTGGTGCGTTTTGGGGTTGATGATTTCACCATGCACTTGTTAGGATATATTACCCATGTTCGGTTACCCAAGTTAGGCGTTCATGTGGAAAGGAATGTTACGGCATGGACGTTCCGGCGAGAAGAAAAGATTGCGCCTTTTGTAGCCCCTTTGGACGGCGTGGTCGTTGCAGTGAACCACAAAGCCGTGGAGAACCCTCGGATTGTTAAGGAGGATCCCTACGGGGATGGGTGGCTCGTGGTTGTGGAGCCGCGCCATCTTAAGAAAGAACTGACGGAACTGTACGCCGACCAGGCTGCTCGAACCTGGCTCAGCGCCGAAGTGCACCGGTTGGAAGCCCTGGTGGCTCCGGAAAGCGAGCTGCCTTTGGCGGCCACCGGTGGTGAGGTGGTTGAGGACATTTATGGCAGCGTGCCGCACCTCAAGTGGGATCAACTGGTGGCGGAGTTTCTTGCGCCTTAG
- a CDS encoding 4Fe-4S dicluster domain-containing protein produces the protein MEHVVEETFLEPNYDATQRVSALSGIQPELCYQCRKCTSGCPLTFAMDYYPDQIVRYLLLGLEEKVLSSATIWVCSSCETCTTRCPNDIDIAGLMDYLKQQAHARGLVDPRANLTYAFHEAFLSDIGRRGRIFETGLLQRYMLSSGAWKAKLKEGTFWDEIRLGLALWRRGRLPLRAHGIRRMSDLQRHFQKPMQSPEAKNSSVSS, from the coding sequence ATGGAGCACGTGGTGGAAGAAACCTTTTTGGAACCCAACTACGATGCGACGCAGCGGGTGTCGGCTTTAAGCGGCATACAGCCGGAATTGTGTTACCAGTGCCGCAAATGCACCAGCGGGTGTCCTCTGACCTTTGCCATGGACTATTATCCGGATCAGATTGTGCGCTATCTGCTTTTGGGTCTGGAAGAAAAAGTTCTTTCCAGCGCCACCATCTGGGTCTGTTCCTCCTGTGAAACCTGCACCACACGATGCCCGAACGATATCGACATCGCCGGCCTTATGGACTACCTCAAACAACAGGCCCATGCCAGAGGTCTCGTGGACCCGAGGGCTAACCTGACCTATGCCTTTCACGAAGCTTTTCTCAGCGACATCGGTCGACGCGGTCGCATCTTTGAAACCGGGCTTCTACAACGCTACATGCTTTCCAGCGGTGCCTGGAAAGCCAAACTTAAAGAAGGCACCTTCTGGGATGAAATTCGCTTGGGTCTCGCCTTATGGCGTCGAGGCCGACTGCCTTTGCGAGCCCACGGCATACGCCGAATGTCGGATTTGCAGCGCCATTTTCAAAAACCTATGCAATCCCCCGAAGCAAAGAACTCTTCGGTATCTTCCTGA
- a CDS encoding ATP-binding protein translates to MRIAVIGGGRRCKALLEMMDERRFPRLKAQIVAVADPNQEAVGVQRAKAMGIMVTTDYKDFYKIPDLDLVIQLTGKEELLDDFIKHSPAKVRVLESAISRLFGDIIRFQEEFLLRERQLELVEQIVESMFSSIRDRVLILQPDRKIVDANQAFLDWVGIRKEELLGKFCHQISHRSLEPCVQLSSPCPLEECLQTGCVGHAIHEHYDRNNEMRYCEVTTLPLKGRNGAVDLILEVQRDITNELQKKLEQKTQDLKRDLARLIHEDKMIALGKLVASAVHEINNPLSGIHALARLMRRQLDEGLSPSDLEQFKYYLQLIDTESARCSTIVSNLLSFARQCKLERRSFDINRVLENVVLLSRHRMELQHVNLVLELDDTLPEIEGDPGQIQQCFINLVFNALEAMPEGGRLAVRTALDTKRREVRVDVEDTGVGIPKELLSQIFEPFFSTKSQDKGVGLGLSVVYGIVKEHLGSIYVKSEVGKGSCFTVRFPIPSKTSGQGREA, encoded by the coding sequence ATGCGCATTGCGGTCATTGGAGGGGGCCGGCGGTGCAAGGCGTTGCTGGAAATGATGGATGAGCGACGCTTTCCGAGGCTGAAGGCTCAGATTGTGGCCGTAGCGGATCCCAATCAGGAAGCGGTGGGTGTGCAGCGGGCCAAGGCCATGGGCATTATGGTCACGACCGATTACAAGGATTTTTACAAGATTCCCGACCTGGATCTGGTCATTCAGCTCACGGGAAAAGAAGAGCTTCTCGATGATTTCATCAAGCACAGCCCCGCCAAGGTGCGCGTGCTGGAATCCGCCATTTCACGCCTTTTTGGCGACATTATTCGGTTTCAAGAAGAATTCCTCTTGCGTGAACGTCAGCTGGAACTGGTGGAACAGATCGTGGAAAGCATGTTTTCCAGCATTCGAGACCGGGTGCTGATTCTTCAGCCGGATCGAAAGATCGTGGATGCCAACCAGGCCTTTCTTGACTGGGTTGGGATCCGTAAAGAGGAGCTTCTTGGCAAGTTTTGCCATCAGATTTCGCACCGATCCCTAGAGCCGTGTGTTCAGTTGAGCTCACCTTGCCCATTAGAGGAATGCTTGCAGACGGGCTGTGTCGGGCATGCCATTCACGAACATTACGACCGAAACAATGAAATGCGTTATTGTGAGGTGACCACTCTGCCCCTCAAGGGCCGAAACGGCGCTGTGGACCTAATCCTGGAAGTCCAAAGGGACATCACCAACGAGCTTCAAAAAAAGCTGGAGCAAAAGACCCAAGACCTCAAAAGGGATTTGGCGCGGCTCATTCACGAAGACAAGATGATTGCTCTTGGGAAACTGGTGGCCAGTGCCGTTCACGAAATCAACAATCCTCTATCGGGGATTCATGCTCTGGCGAGGCTCATGCGCCGCCAGCTGGATGAAGGCCTTTCGCCCTCGGATCTGGAACAGTTCAAGTATTATCTCCAGCTCATCGATACGGAATCGGCTCGCTGCAGCACCATTGTGTCCAATCTTCTCTCTTTTGCCCGCCAATGCAAGTTGGAGCGGCGTTCCTTTGACATCAACCGAGTCCTAGAAAACGTGGTGTTGCTGAGCCGACATCGCATGGAATTGCAGCATGTGAATTTGGTCCTGGAACTGGACGATACCTTGCCGGAAATCGAGGGGGATCCCGGGCAGATTCAACAATGTTTTATCAATCTGGTTTTCAATGCCTTGGAAGCCATGCCGGAAGGAGGGCGCCTGGCCGTCAGGACGGCCTTGGATACCAAGCGCCGCGAAGTGCGTGTGGACGTGGAAGACACCGGTGTGGGTATTCCCAAGGAACTTTTGTCGCAGATTTTTGAACCTTTCTTCAGCACCAAGAGCCAGGACAAAGGTGTGGGGCTTGGTCTTTCCGTGGTCTATGGTATCGTGAAAGAACATCTTGGCTCTATTTACGTCAAGAGTGAGGTGGGAAAAGGTTCGTGCTTTACGGTGCGCTTTCCCATTCCATCGAAAACCTCGGGACAAGGGCGGGAAGCCTAA
- a CDS encoding NAD(P)-binding protein, whose product MSAQSTFSGSVNGSVMVIGGGIAGMQASLDLANSGFRVLLVEKDISIGGNMAKLDKTFPTNDCSTCMISPKLIEVASHPNIDILTRTNVIRLEGEPGRFQVTLRREPRYVLEDRCTACGECLRVCPVEIPAEFNQGLNTRKAIYRHFPQAIPSTFAIDKKGMAPCKAACPAGISVQGYIALIAQGRYQEALDLIRKDNPLPAVCGRVCHHPCETVCNRGSVDEPVAIDFLKRFVADWEAKTGPGPLPPRKEPNGRRVAIIGAGPAGLTAAYYLALEGYSVTIFEAMPEPGGWLRYGIPEYRLPRHVLRAEIEYIQRLGVTIRTNTALGKDFQLEDLRREGYEAFFLAIGTQTDLKLNIPGENLREVYTGTSFLKLLNSGQRPPVGRKVAVIGGGNCAMDVARSCLRLGVDEVHLFYRRSREEMPANPEEVEEALHEGVQMHFLAAPVAVHGDAEGHVKAIECIRMELGEPDESGRRRPIPVAGSEYQVQIDSVIAAVGLMTDPAVIEAMDPESRPLVSRWGTFVVDPVTYETNRPGVFAGGDVTSGPATVVQAIAAGKEVAVSIDRYLRGVDLREGRWTPSRTAPCPEKPVRKVPRFEMPRLDAKERIHSFQEVQLGFDEETARAEAQRCLQCGVCSECYRCVDACLPQAIDHNMMPRDETVEVGAILYACGFSPFDAAQKAEYGYGRYPNVITSLEYERILAASGPTGGHVRRPSDGEVPQRIAWIQCVGSRDASIGKDYCSSVCCMYATKQAIVTKDHEPDVETTIFYIDLRAMGKGFERYWQRAESQHGVRYVRCQISRLVETVDGHNLEISYVDENNTLQKEIFDMVVLSVGLSVTNEAKETAQCLQTAVDRFGFIVSEPLDPIQTSQPGVFSCGVSTDPKDIPETVAQASAAAASAQCLLASARHTRTTPPMNVQERSMPGDIPRIGVFVCHCGINIAGVVNVKAVADYAATLPNVVHAEDLLFTCSTDSTEKIKKIIQEKNLNRVVVASCSPRTHEPLFQECLREAGVNKYLFEMANIRDQCSWVHGTTPEEATRKSKDLVRMAVAKALFLEPLHEMPVPVTQKALVLGGGMAGMTAARYLADQGFFTFLVEREPELGGQARAWMRFHPSGVDVTKAVAQAVETVLNHPNIQVLTASEITSFEGHAGHFISRAKTPQGEKILEYGALVVATGAEEYQPKEYGYGADPRVVTQLQLQKILAEHPDTIEKSSHVVMIQCVGSRDEERPYCSRVCCTAAVANALRIKEKNPKAHVSILYRDIRTFGTRELLYRKAREAGVRFLRYQPEQKPQVTFEEDAVHIRVFDQNLKENIQLRCDLLVLSAAIVPRASNSEVAGLFKLSTDADGFFMEAHVKLRPLDFAAPGLYLCGLAHSPKFLEESIAQAKGAAARAATVLSKEQLFVGGRVAVVDSAKCAVCLTCVRTCPYEVPVVVTPTTSVRRSAYIDPAKCQGCGACVAECPGKAIQLQHFTDVQLIHKAVAAVCQDSQGA is encoded by the coding sequence ATGAGCGCGCAATCGACATTCTCGGGGTCCGTCAACGGTTCGGTTATGGTCATTGGAGGCGGCATTGCGGGTATGCAGGCAAGCCTGGATTTGGCCAACAGCGGTTTTCGTGTCCTGCTGGTGGAAAAGGATATCAGTATCGGCGGCAACATGGCCAAACTGGATAAGACCTTTCCCACCAACGATTGTTCCACCTGTATGATTTCGCCAAAACTTATCGAAGTGGCCAGCCATCCCAATATCGATATTCTCACACGCACCAACGTCATCCGTTTGGAAGGTGAACCAGGGCGGTTTCAGGTGACATTGCGGCGTGAACCTCGCTATGTGCTGGAAGACCGCTGCACAGCCTGCGGAGAATGTTTGCGCGTATGTCCCGTGGAAATTCCGGCCGAATTCAATCAGGGGCTCAACACCCGCAAAGCCATTTATCGTCATTTTCCTCAGGCCATCCCTTCCACCTTCGCCATTGACAAAAAAGGCATGGCGCCTTGCAAAGCGGCCTGTCCCGCGGGGATCAGTGTCCAGGGCTATATCGCCCTCATTGCTCAAGGCCGGTACCAGGAAGCTTTGGATCTTATTCGCAAAGATAATCCTTTGCCGGCGGTGTGCGGCCGTGTGTGCCATCATCCATGCGAAACCGTGTGTAATCGAGGATCCGTGGATGAACCCGTCGCCATCGATTTTCTGAAAAGGTTTGTGGCTGACTGGGAAGCCAAAACAGGCCCGGGGCCTTTGCCTCCACGAAAGGAACCCAACGGACGACGTGTGGCTATCATCGGAGCTGGCCCCGCCGGATTGACGGCCGCCTACTATCTGGCCTTGGAAGGCTATAGTGTGACCATCTTTGAGGCCATGCCGGAGCCTGGAGGATGGTTACGCTACGGAATTCCCGAGTACCGCCTGCCCCGCCATGTGCTCCGGGCGGAGATCGAATACATTCAAAGGCTCGGAGTGACCATTCGTACCAATACCGCTCTGGGAAAAGACTTTCAGCTGGAAGACCTTCGCCGAGAAGGCTACGAAGCGTTCTTTCTGGCCATCGGCACTCAAACAGACCTGAAACTCAATATACCCGGCGAAAATCTTCGCGAAGTTTACACCGGAACAAGCTTTCTCAAATTACTCAATAGCGGCCAAAGGCCGCCCGTCGGCCGTAAGGTGGCGGTGATCGGAGGCGGCAACTGCGCTATGGATGTGGCTCGATCCTGTTTACGATTGGGAGTGGACGAAGTCCATCTCTTTTACCGCAGAAGCCGTGAAGAAATGCCGGCCAATCCGGAAGAAGTGGAAGAGGCCCTGCACGAAGGGGTCCAGATGCATTTTCTGGCGGCTCCGGTGGCCGTCCATGGGGATGCGGAAGGGCATGTGAAAGCCATTGAATGCATTCGTATGGAATTGGGAGAGCCGGACGAAAGTGGAAGACGCCGTCCGATTCCCGTGGCGGGATCTGAATACCAGGTACAGATCGATAGTGTCATCGCCGCTGTGGGGCTCATGACCGATCCCGCGGTCATCGAGGCTATGGATCCGGAAAGCCGCCCCTTGGTCAGTCGCTGGGGAACCTTTGTGGTGGATCCTGTGACCTATGAAACGAATCGACCGGGTGTTTTTGCCGGTGGAGATGTGACATCGGGACCCGCCACCGTGGTACAGGCCATCGCCGCCGGCAAAGAGGTGGCCGTATCGATCGATCGATATCTTCGAGGCGTGGATTTGAGGGAAGGCCGATGGACTCCAAGCCGCACGGCACCATGCCCGGAAAAACCCGTTCGAAAAGTGCCTCGATTCGAGATGCCTCGCTTGGACGCCAAGGAACGAATTCATTCTTTTCAGGAAGTCCAGTTGGGCTTTGATGAAGAAACAGCTCGGGCCGAAGCGCAAAGGTGCCTTCAGTGCGGAGTGTGCAGCGAATGCTACCGCTGTGTGGATGCGTGTCTGCCGCAGGCCATCGATCACAACATGATGCCCCGAGATGAAACCGTGGAAGTTGGGGCTATTCTTTACGCGTGCGGCTTCAGCCCCTTTGATGCGGCTCAAAAAGCCGAATACGGCTACGGGCGTTATCCTAATGTCATCACCAGTTTGGAATATGAACGCATTCTCGCCGCTTCGGGTCCCACGGGCGGGCATGTGCGGCGACCCAGCGACGGCGAGGTGCCTCAAAGGATCGCATGGATTCAGTGTGTGGGATCCCGGGATGCGTCCATCGGCAAGGATTACTGTTCCAGTGTTTGCTGCATGTACGCCACCAAACAGGCTATCGTGACCAAGGATCATGAGCCCGACGTGGAAACCACCATTTTCTATATCGACCTGAGGGCCATGGGAAAAGGTTTCGAAAGGTACTGGCAAAGAGCTGAATCGCAGCATGGTGTGCGCTATGTGCGGTGCCAAATCAGCCGATTGGTGGAAACCGTCGACGGCCACAATCTGGAAATTTCCTACGTGGACGAAAACAACACTCTACAAAAGGAAATTTTTGACATGGTGGTTCTGTCCGTGGGGCTCTCGGTGACAAACGAGGCCAAAGAAACGGCTCAGTGTCTCCAAACCGCCGTGGATCGATTCGGGTTCATCGTTTCGGAACCGCTGGATCCCATCCAGACTTCGCAGCCCGGCGTGTTTTCCTGCGGCGTGAGCACCGACCCCAAGGACATTCCGGAAACCGTGGCTCAGGCCAGCGCAGCGGCCGCTTCAGCCCAATGCTTACTTGCGTCAGCCCGTCACACTCGAACCACACCTCCCATGAACGTCCAAGAACGTTCCATGCCCGGAGATATTCCACGCATTGGGGTTTTCGTGTGTCATTGCGGTATCAATATTGCCGGTGTGGTGAATGTGAAAGCCGTGGCCGACTATGCCGCTACTTTGCCCAACGTGGTTCATGCAGAAGACCTGCTTTTCACCTGTTCGACGGATTCCACGGAAAAAATCAAAAAGATCATTCAGGAAAAAAACCTCAACCGTGTCGTGGTGGCCTCCTGCTCACCTCGAACCCATGAACCCTTGTTCCAGGAATGCCTGCGGGAAGCCGGAGTCAACAAATATCTGTTTGAAATGGCCAATATTCGAGATCAGTGTTCATGGGTTCACGGCACGACGCCGGAAGAAGCCACAAGAAAATCCAAAGACCTGGTGCGCATGGCCGTGGCTAAAGCACTCTTTCTTGAACCCCTGCATGAAATGCCGGTGCCGGTGACCCAAAAAGCTCTGGTGCTCGGCGGCGGTATGGCGGGAATGACGGCCGCGCGTTATTTGGCCGACCAGGGGTTTTTTACCTTCCTGGTGGAACGGGAACCGGAACTTGGAGGACAGGCACGGGCCTGGATGCGTTTTCATCCAAGCGGCGTCGATGTCACCAAAGCCGTGGCCCAAGCCGTGGAAACCGTGCTCAACCATCCCAACATCCAGGTTCTCACGGCCTCGGAAATCACTTCCTTTGAAGGCCATGCCGGGCACTTTATCAGCCGAGCCAAGACTCCTCAAGGCGAGAAGATCCTGGAGTACGGGGCTTTGGTGGTCGCGACAGGCGCCGAAGAATACCAACCGAAGGAATACGGTTACGGGGCGGATCCTCGAGTGGTCACCCAGTTGCAATTGCAAAAAATTCTCGCTGAACACCCGGACACCATAGAGAAAAGCTCCCACGTGGTCATGATTCAATGTGTGGGGTCTCGAGACGAAGAGCGACCCTACTGCAGTCGTGTGTGCTGTACAGCGGCTGTGGCCAACGCTTTGAGGATCAAAGAAAAGAATCCTAAAGCTCATGTCTCCATTCTTTACCGAGACATTCGAACCTTTGGCACTCGAGAACTTCTATACCGAAAGGCGCGGGAAGCCGGGGTTCGATTTCTAAGGTATCAGCCGGAACAAAAGCCTCAGGTGACTTTTGAAGAAGACGCCGTGCACATTCGCGTGTTTGACCAAAACCTGAAGGAAAACATACAGCTTCGATGCGATCTTCTGGTTCTGAGCGCCGCGATCGTGCCCAGGGCTTCCAATTCGGAGGTGGCCGGATTGTTTAAGCTCAGCACAGACGCCGACGGCTTTTTCATGGAAGCCCACGTGAAACTTCGACCCTTGGATTTCGCCGCTCCGGGGCTCTACCTCTGCGGCTTAGCTCACAGTCCCAAATTCCTCGAGGAATCCATCGCCCAGGCCAAGGGAGCGGCGGCTCGAGCCGCTACCGTGCTCAGTAAAGAACAGCTTTTCGTAGGCGGTCGCGTCGCTGTGGTGGATTCGGCCAAATGCGCCGTCTGCCTTACCTGTGTGCGTACCTGTCCTTATGAAGTCCCTGTGGTGGTGACCCCTACCACATCGGTTCGCCGCTCAGCTTACATTGACCCGGCCAAATGCCAGGGATGCGGTGCTTGTGTCGCTGAATGCCCGGGGAAAGCCATTCAGCTGCAGCACTTTACGGATGTTCAGTTGATCCATAAAGCCGTCGCCGCCGTCTGCCAGGATTCCCAGGGCGCTTAA
- a CDS encoding archaemetzincin family Zn-dependent metalloprotease, whose amino-acid sequence MKAAEDLEGFAQRRSEAAVGIVPIGDVGEAAVRMVAANLQAVLGLAVTRLERQAVPEACYVVERRQYDASKLIAHLQEWSAPLPYRKILAVLSVDLGVPILRYVFGEAQVGGRCAVVSGFRLRRNPDGTDVSLDHYYERLAKVALHETGHTFSLFHCDDSRCLMHFAPTVERLDRIRLFFCSRCDFLWKETRKNLILAHPE is encoded by the coding sequence GTGAAGGCCGCCGAGGACCTTGAGGGTTTTGCCCAGAGGCGGTCTGAGGCCGCCGTTGGCATTGTGCCCATAGGAGACGTGGGGGAAGCGGCGGTGCGTATGGTGGCCGCCAATCTTCAGGCGGTGCTCGGGTTAGCGGTCACGAGGCTGGAGCGTCAAGCCGTCCCTGAGGCTTGTTACGTTGTTGAGCGCCGTCAATACGATGCCTCCAAGCTCATCGCCCACCTTCAGGAATGGAGTGCGCCCCTGCCGTACAGGAAAATCCTTGCCGTTTTGTCCGTGGACTTGGGAGTTCCCATTTTACGGTATGTTTTCGGGGAAGCCCAGGTGGGGGGACGCTGCGCCGTAGTTTCCGGGTTTCGACTGCGCCGCAATCCGGACGGCACAGATGTGAGCCTGGACCATTACTATGAAAGACTGGCCAAGGTGGCCCTTCATGAAACGGGACATACCTTTTCCCTTTTTCACTGTGATGATTCACGGTGCCTCATGCATTTTGCCCCCACTGTGGAACGCCTGGACCGAATTCGGCTTTTTTTTTGTTCCCGCTGTGATTTTTTGTGGAAAGAGACCCGTAAAAACCTGATCTTAGCGCATCCCGAATGA
- a CDS encoding sigma-54 dependent transcriptional regulator has translation MAGRFKILVVDDELIVRESLVAWLKKGGYQVAAASGGREALESVERAAYDLIFLDIKMPDMNGIDVLKEIKQRYPGTMVVMITAYGSVESAVEAMKLGANDYLMKPFEPEQLALLVEKLLQHKKLIDENILLREQIATAAVERYQDMIGVSPAMQALFDMLERVASVDSPVLIKGETGTGKELVAKAIHARSPRRYAPFIAINCGAFTETLLESELFGHEVGSFTGAVKAKKGRLELVRGGTLFLDEVGEIPMKMQVDLLRVLEEHRMHRVGGTRDIPVDFRLISATHRDLVKAIEEGSFRRDFYFRLNVVELEVPPLRARREDIPILADFFLRRFRKETNKPVEGLDKKAVDLLCSYDWPGNVRELENAVERAVVLAQGRILTEEDFAFLKKTTGGVEPRSLEEMEKFHIQRILNQCRGNISQAARILKINRTTLHHKIRKYGLQGNT, from the coding sequence ATGGCAGGGCGTTTCAAAATCCTTGTGGTGGATGACGAACTGATTGTTCGGGAATCTCTGGTAGCCTGGCTCAAAAAGGGAGGATACCAGGTGGCGGCCGCCTCGGGAGGTCGCGAAGCCTTGGAGAGTGTGGAAAGAGCCGCCTATGATTTGATCTTCTTGGACATCAAGATGCCGGATATGAACGGCATCGACGTCCTCAAAGAAATCAAGCAACGTTACCCCGGCACAATGGTGGTCATGATCACCGCCTATGGTTCTGTGGAAAGTGCGGTGGAAGCCATGAAGCTGGGTGCCAACGATTACCTCATGAAACCCTTTGAACCGGAACAGCTGGCCCTATTGGTGGAAAAGCTGCTGCAGCACAAAAAGCTCATCGACGAAAACATTCTCCTTCGAGAACAAATCGCGACGGCGGCTGTGGAACGTTACCAGGACATGATCGGCGTGTCCCCGGCCATGCAGGCCCTGTTTGATATGCTCGAAAGAGTTGCCTCCGTGGATTCTCCGGTGCTCATCAAGGGCGAAACAGGAACCGGAAAGGAACTGGTGGCCAAGGCCATTCATGCGCGCAGCCCGCGCCGTTACGCTCCCTTTATCGCCATCAATTGCGGCGCCTTCACGGAAACCCTTTTGGAAAGCGAACTTTTCGGACATGAGGTGGGCTCCTTTACGGGAGCCGTCAAGGCGAAAAAGGGACGGCTGGAACTGGTGCGCGGCGGCACCCTTTTTCTGGATGAGGTGGGCGAGATTCCCATGAAAATGCAGGTGGATCTGTTGCGCGTGTTGGAAGAACATCGAATGCATCGAGTCGGAGGGACTCGTGACATTCCCGTGGATTTTCGCCTCATTTCCGCAACCCATCGGGACCTGGTCAAGGCCATCGAGGAAGGCTCTTTTCGTCGCGATTTTTACTTTCGGCTCAACGTGGTGGAGCTGGAAGTGCCTCCGCTTCGAGCGCGCCGAGAAGATATTCCCATTCTCGCTGATTTTTTCCTGCGCCGCTTTCGAAAAGAAACCAATAAGCCTGTGGAAGGCCTGGATAAGAAAGCCGTGGATCTACTGTGTTCTTATGATTGGCCCGGCAATGTACGAGAACTGGAAAACGCGGTGGAAAGGGCTGTGGTGCTGGCTCAGGGAAGGATTCTCACCGAAGAGGATTTCGCCTTCTTGAAAAAAACAACGGGGGGTGTGGAACCCAGGTCCTTGGAAGAGATGGAAAAGTTTCATATTCAGAGGATCTTGAACCAGTGCCGCGGAAACATCAGCCAAGCGGCACGCATTCTCAAGATCAACCGCACGACGCTGCACCATAAAATCAGAAAATACGGGCTGCAGGGGAACACGTGA